The segment CGATCTCGACACCGCCCTCGACGGAGGCCATGGCGAGGAAGGTGCGGTTGGTGCGGTCCAGCAGGAAGGAGACGTAGTACTCCTCCACGATGTCCGCGGTCTGGGCCAGCATCACCTTGTGGACCGTGTGGCCCTTGATGTCCATGCCCAGAATGGCCTCGGCCTTGACGACCGCGTCATCCGGGTCGGAGGCCAGCTTCACGCCGCCGGCCTTGCCTCGGCCACCGACCTTCACCTGTGCCTTGACGACCGCGCGGCCGCCCAGGCGCTCTGCCACCTCGCGCGCCGCCTCAGGCGTTTCGATGACTTCACCGGCCAGCACCGGTACACCGTGCTTGGCGAAGAGGTCCCTCGCCTGGTACTCGAACAGGTCCACGCGCGTCCGTCCTTGGTTATCGCGGGTTGCTTGTCTGCCTGAGCGTGCCGCCACGGGGTCGTCGCTTGACGTCTTCGTACGAATCCGGATCATTCGGCCCGGTCGTACGGGGGCGCACACGTCGTCCGAGCACGCGGCATGTCCGTCTCGCAGGTTATCCCCGTGCGCGGTGCACCGGAAATTCGCAGCTCGATCGGGGGCGGTGAGAACAGTCACAGAGGGGCTCAGGCAGCGGGATCGGGTACCGGCAACGGCCGCTTCTCGATGGCCGCCGCCATGATCTCCGGGAAAAGATCCGGTGTACAGGCGAAGGCCGGCGCCCCCAGGGCGGCCAGCGCCGCCGCGTGCTCCCGGTCGTAGGACGGCGCGCCCTCGTCGGACAGCGCGAGCAGCGCCACGAACTGCACGCCGGCCGCCTTCATCGCGGCGACCCGCTTGAGCATCTCGTCGCGTATCCCGCCCTCGTACAGGTCGCTGATGAGGACGACGACGGTCTCGGCGGGTCGGGTGATCAGGGACTGGCAGTACGCGAGCGCCCGGTTGATGTCCGTGCCGCCGCCGAGCTGCGTGCCGAACAGGACATCGACCGGGTCCTCCAGCCGGTCTGTCAGATCCACTACGGAGGTGTCGAAGACCACCAGCTTGGTGTCGATGCTCCGCATCGAGGCCAGCACCGCCCCGAAGACCGACGCGTAGACGACGGACGCCGCCATCGACCCGGACTGGTCGATGCACAGCACGACATCCTTCTTCACCGCCTGCGAGGCCCGGCCGTGGCCCACCAGTCGCTCCGGCACGATCGTCCCGTACTCCGGGAGGTAGTTCTTCAGGTTGGCCCGTATCGTGCGGTCCCAGTCGATGTCCCGGTGCCGGGGGCGGTTCACCCGCGCCGACCGGTCCAGGGCGCCGCCCAGCGTCGCCCGGGTCCGGGTCGCCAGCTTCTTCTCCAGGTCGTCCACCACCTTGCGGACGACGGCCCGCGCGGTCTGCCGGGTCGTCTCCGGCATCGCCTTGTGCAGCGACAGCAGCGTCCCCACCAGGTGTACGTCGGCCTCCACCGCCTCCAGCATCTCCGGCTCCAGCAGGAGCGCGGACAGCCCGAGCCGGTCTATGGCGTCCCGCTGCATCACCTGCACGACGGAGACCGGGAAGTACTCCCGGATGTCCCCCAGCCACCGCGCCACCTGCGGCGCCGACCCGCCCAGCCCCGCGGTACGCGGCTCACCGCCCTGCCCCCAGTACAGCGCCCCCAGCGTCCGGTCCATGCCGGCGTCCCGCCCCGTCAGCTCCTGCCCGGTGCCGTCGGCCGGCCCCCCGCCCAGTACGAGCCGCCAGCGCCGCAGTCGTTCGTCAGTCATGCCATCCCCTTTCGCCAACCGACCCGTCCAGCAGCAGCCGGACCGTCGGCAGCACCGCATCGGCCCGCGCCACGTCGAGCC is part of the Streptomyces sp. NBC_01262 genome and harbors:
- a CDS encoding VWA domain-containing protein, which encodes MTDERLRRWRLVLGGGPADGTGQELTGRDAGMDRTLGALYWGQGGEPRTAGLGGSAPQVARWLGDIREYFPVSVVQVMQRDAIDRLGLSALLLEPEMLEAVEADVHLVGTLLSLHKAMPETTRQTARAVVRKVVDDLEKKLATRTRATLGGALDRSARVNRPRHRDIDWDRTIRANLKNYLPEYGTIVPERLVGHGRASQAVKKDVVLCIDQSGSMAASVVYASVFGAVLASMRSIDTKLVVFDTSVVDLTDRLEDPVDVLFGTQLGGGTDINRALAYCQSLITRPAETVVVLISDLYEGGIRDEMLKRVAAMKAAGVQFVALLALSDEGAPSYDREHAAALAALGAPAFACTPDLFPEIMAAAIEKRPLPVPDPAA